Proteins encoded by one window of Streptacidiphilus sp. PB12-B1b:
- a CDS encoding SseB family protein, translating to MQRKNIPDPGFAGDDGSADPLLAAALARHAAEPSPETERELVALLAGARLMVPIVAILGEVETDADGLKHDKSSDMAVPTIDAPDGRKGLPAFTSLDAMARWRADARPAPVPARQAVQAAWSEQADALLIDLAGPAFYELSGAAMRAVAEGRAMVDPLRDPEVAEAVRTLLAAHPVVLRAHLLPSTETDALLALVPDPAVDREGLGPAVQRVAEALGADELLRIRLDRGLDLAVVAASPPNPRPPSTPAPPEAAPPGAPGGDPRTPAYRRAGQP from the coding sequence GTGCAGCGCAAGAACATTCCAGACCCCGGTTTCGCGGGCGACGACGGTTCCGCCGATCCCCTGCTCGCCGCAGCCCTGGCCCGCCACGCGGCGGAGCCCTCCCCGGAGACCGAGCGCGAGCTGGTGGCGCTCCTCGCCGGGGCGCGGCTGATGGTGCCGATCGTGGCAATCCTCGGCGAGGTCGAGACCGACGCCGACGGCCTGAAGCACGACAAGTCCAGCGACATGGCCGTCCCCACCATCGACGCCCCGGACGGACGCAAGGGCCTCCCGGCGTTCACCTCGCTCGACGCCATGGCGCGCTGGCGGGCCGACGCCCGCCCGGCGCCGGTCCCGGCCCGGCAGGCGGTGCAGGCGGCCTGGTCGGAGCAGGCCGACGCGCTGCTGATCGACCTGGCCGGTCCGGCCTTCTACGAGCTGTCCGGCGCGGCCATGCGCGCTGTCGCCGAGGGCCGCGCCATGGTCGATCCGCTGCGCGACCCGGAGGTCGCCGAGGCAGTGCGGACGCTGTTGGCCGCGCACCCGGTGGTGCTCCGCGCCCACCTGCTGCCCAGCACCGAGACGGACGCGCTGCTGGCGCTGGTGCCCGACCCGGCCGTGGACCGCGAGGGCCTCGGGCCGGCGGTGCAGCGGGTCGCCGAGGCGCTCGGCGCGGACGAGCTGCTGCGGATCCGCCTCGACCGGGGGCTGGACCTCGCGGTCGTCGCCGCCTCCCCTCCGAACCCGCGACCCCCCTCTACACCCGCGCCCCCTGAAGCCGCCCCGCCGGGGGCGCCGGGGGGCGACCCCCGGACCCCCGCGTACAGGCGGGCGGGTCAGCCGTAG
- a CDS encoding DUF1844 domain-containing protein: MSSQPETPDLPVADDGPRFDDLTRDIADVPAVEVITTVAVHLMSAAAVNLGLAEGGEAHKDLDEARKLITALAGLVTAGAPEISNFHAAPLRDGLKSLQLAFREASLVPDEPGTGPGEKFTGPVYG; encoded by the coding sequence ATGAGCAGCCAGCCCGAGACCCCCGACCTGCCCGTCGCCGACGACGGCCCCCGCTTCGACGACCTCACCCGCGACATCGCCGACGTCCCGGCGGTCGAGGTCATCACCACGGTGGCCGTGCACCTGATGAGCGCGGCGGCGGTCAACCTCGGACTCGCGGAGGGCGGCGAGGCCCACAAGGACCTGGACGAGGCCCGCAAGCTGATCACCGCCCTGGCCGGGCTGGTCACCGCCGGCGCGCCGGAGATCAGCAACTTCCACGCGGCCCCGCTCCGGGACGGCCTCAAGTCGCTCCAGCTGGCCTTCCGCGAGGCGTCCCTGGTCCCGGACGAGCCCGGCACCGGCCCCGGCGAGAAGTTCACCGGCCCGGTCTACGGCTGA
- the infC gene encoding translation initiation factor IF-3 yields MSTEPRINDRIRVPEVRLVGPSGEQVGIVPLAKALELAQEYDLDLVEVAATARPPVCKLMDYGKFKYESAMKAREARKNQAHTVIKEMKLRPKIDPHDYDTKKGHVVRFLKQGDKVKITIMFRGREQSRPELGFRLLQRLASDVEELGFIESNPKQDGRNMIMVLGPHKKKTEAMAEAREAAAVRKAERQGRSADETDVEDAPAESADAPEATEETEADSAQAEQADATADASEAAAS; encoded by the coding sequence ATCAGCACCGAGCCCCGCATCAACGACCGGATTCGCGTCCCTGAGGTGCGACTCGTCGGTCCCAGTGGCGAGCAGGTCGGCATCGTGCCGCTTGCCAAGGCCCTGGAACTTGCGCAGGAGTACGACCTGGATCTGGTCGAGGTCGCGGCCACCGCCCGGCCGCCGGTGTGCAAGCTCATGGACTACGGCAAGTTCAAGTACGAGTCCGCCATGAAGGCCCGTGAGGCGCGCAAGAACCAGGCCCACACGGTCATCAAGGAGATGAAGCTCCGCCCGAAGATCGACCCGCACGACTACGACACCAAAAAGGGTCACGTCGTCCGGTTCCTCAAGCAGGGCGACAAGGTCAAGATCACGATCATGTTCCGCGGCCGCGAGCAGTCCCGGCCCGAGCTGGGCTTCCGGTTGCTGCAGCGACTCGCCTCCGACGTTGAGGAGTTGGGCTTCATCGAGTCCAACCCCAAGCAGGACGGCCGGAACATGATCATGGTTCTCGGCCCGCACAAGAAGAAGACCGAAGCCATGGCCGAGGCCCGCGAGGCGGCTGCCGTCCGCAAGGCCGAGCGTCAGGGCCGCTCGGCCGACGAGACGGACGTCGAGGACGCTCCGGCCGAATCGGCCGACGCGCCCGAGGCGACTGAGGAGACCGAAGCGGACTCCGCGCAGGCCGAGCAGGCCGACGCGACCGCCGACGCCTCGGAGGCTGCAGCCAGCTAG
- the rpmI gene encoding 50S ribosomal protein L35, with amino-acid sequence MPKNKTHSGASKRFKITGSGKVMRQQAGRRHLLEHKSSTLTRRLAGTVEVAPANAKKVKKLLGK; translated from the coding sequence ATGCCGAAGAACAAGACGCACTCCGGTGCCAGCAAGCGCTTCAAGATCACTGGCTCCGGCAAGGTCATGCGCCAGCAGGCCGGCCGTCGTCACCTGCTCGAGCACAAGTCGTCCACGCTGACTCGTCGCCTGGCCGGCACGGTCGAGGTGGCCCCCGCCAACGCCAAGAAGGTCAAGAAGCTTCTCGGCAAGTGA
- the rplT gene encoding 50S ribosomal protein L20, translating into MARVKRAVNAHKKRRVVLERASGYRGQRGRLYRKAKEQLLHSFTYNYNDRKKRKGDFRQLWIQRINAAARANGMTYNRLIQGLKAANVEIDRKMLAELAVHDSGAFASLVEVAQKALPADVNAPRVAADAA; encoded by the coding sequence GTGGCACGCGTCAAGCGGGCAGTGAACGCCCACAAGAAGCGCCGGGTAGTCCTCGAGCGGGCCAGCGGTTACCGCGGCCAGCGCGGGCGTCTGTACCGCAAGGCGAAGGAGCAGCTGCTCCACTCCTTCACCTACAACTACAACGACCGGAAGAAGCGCAAGGGCGACTTCCGTCAGCTGTGGATCCAGCGCATCAACGCTGCGGCGCGTGCGAACGGCATGACCTACAACCGCCTCATCCAGGGCCTGAAGGCTGCCAACGTCGAGATCGACCGCAAGATGCTCGCCGAGCTGGCGGTCCACGACTCCGGCGCCTTCGCTTCGCTGGTCGAGGTCGCGCAGAAGGCCCTCCCGGCCGACGTGAACGCGCCCCGCGTCGCCGCCGACGCCGCCTGA